One Actinospica robiniae DSM 44927 genomic region harbors:
- a CDS encoding RNA polymerase sigma factor: MPAADRDIDELLRDLVPQVVGALVRRYGRFEECEDAVQDALLDAIVQWREDGVPENPVGWLTRVAHRRLVDRGRSDLARRRREAAVAAMVRAEEPTEDAPGDLPRPDRDDSLVLLFLCCHPSLSPPSQLALTLRACGGLTTSQIARAFLVPEATMAQRISRAKQRVRGDGAKFELPPAAELPERLGVVLHVLYLIFNEGSTSTAGEDLHQVELSSEAIRLTRLLRRSLPGMPEVAALLALMLLTDARRPARTDDAGDLIPLAEQDRTRWDAAAIDEGLALTAEALSGGSSGPYQLQAAIAAVHAEAPSAEETDWRQIVLLYRLLERASPNPVVTLNHAVAAAMADGPQAGLDLLRPLDEDERMAGHHRLHAVRAHLLEMAGDHSRARESYREAARRTASEPERRFLESQADRLAEGRD, translated from the coding sequence ATGCCTGCTGCGGACCGAGACATCGACGAGCTGCTGCGAGACCTGGTCCCGCAGGTGGTGGGCGCCCTGGTGCGCCGCTACGGCAGGTTCGAGGAGTGCGAGGACGCGGTTCAGGACGCGCTGCTCGACGCGATCGTGCAGTGGCGCGAGGACGGCGTCCCGGAGAACCCGGTCGGCTGGCTGACCCGGGTCGCCCACCGCAGGCTCGTCGACCGCGGACGCAGCGACCTCGCGCGCAGGCGCCGCGAGGCGGCCGTGGCGGCGATGGTCCGTGCGGAGGAGCCGACCGAAGACGCGCCGGGCGACCTGCCCCGGCCGGACCGCGACGATTCTCTGGTCCTGCTCTTCCTGTGCTGCCACCCGAGCCTGTCGCCGCCGTCGCAGCTGGCGTTGACGCTGCGGGCCTGCGGCGGGCTGACCACGAGTCAGATCGCGCGCGCCTTCCTCGTTCCCGAGGCGACGATGGCGCAGCGGATCAGCCGGGCCAAGCAGCGGGTGCGCGGCGACGGCGCGAAGTTCGAGCTGCCGCCGGCCGCGGAGCTGCCGGAGCGGCTCGGCGTGGTCCTGCACGTCCTCTACCTGATCTTCAACGAGGGTTCGACGAGCACCGCCGGCGAGGACCTGCACCAGGTCGAGCTGAGCAGCGAGGCGATCCGGCTCACCCGGCTCCTGCGCCGATCGCTGCCGGGTATGCCGGAGGTCGCGGCCCTGCTCGCGCTCATGCTGCTGACCGACGCCCGCCGGCCCGCGCGCACCGACGACGCCGGCGATCTCATCCCGCTCGCGGAACAGGACCGCACGCGGTGGGACGCCGCCGCGATCGATGAAGGCCTCGCGCTGACGGCCGAGGCGTTGTCCGGCGGATCCTCCGGCCCTTACCAACTTCAGGCCGCCATCGCCGCCGTGCACGCAGAGGCGCCCAGCGCCGAAGAGACCGACTGGCGGCAGATCGTCCTGCTGTACCGCCTGCTCGAGCGGGCGTCACCCAATCCCGTGGTGACGCTGAACCACGCCGTCGCCGCAGCCATGGCCGACGGCCCGCAGGCCGGCCTCGACCTGCTCCGCCCGTTGGACGAGGACGAGCGGATGGCCGGCCACCACCGGCTGCACGCGGTACGCGCGCACCTGCTGGAGATGGCCGGCGATCACTCCCGCGCCCGCGAGAGCTACCGCGAAGCCGCGCGGCGCACGGCCAGCGAGCCAGAGCGGCGCTTCCTGGAGTCCCAGGCTGACCGGCTGGCCGAGGGCCGAGACTGA
- a CDS encoding helix-turn-helix domain-containing protein gives MRSLSEREARPMARELTAKGRATRLRIIDGAAEVLRERGVAAVTLDDVMARTRTSKSQLFHYFPGGKDELLLAVAQYEADRVLEDQQPYLGCLDSWEAWGRWRDVVVQRYEEQGDHCPLGSLLLQVGRTTPRERTS, from the coding sequence ATGCGATCACTGTCTGAGCGGGAGGCGCGTCCCATGGCCCGGGAGCTGACGGCGAAGGGTCGGGCGACCCGTCTACGGATCATCGACGGCGCGGCCGAAGTGCTGCGGGAACGCGGCGTCGCGGCGGTGACACTCGACGACGTGATGGCGCGCACGCGCACCAGCAAGAGCCAGCTGTTCCACTACTTCCCCGGCGGCAAGGACGAGCTGCTGCTCGCTGTCGCGCAGTACGAGGCCGACCGCGTGCTCGAGGATCAGCAGCCTTATCTGGGCTGTCTGGACTCGTGGGAAGCCTGGGGGCGCTGGCGCGATGTCGTGGTCCAGCGCTACGAGGAGCAGGGCGACCACTGCCCGCTCGGCTCACTGCTGCTGCAGGTCGGCCGTACTACGCCGAGGGAGCGCACGTCGTGA
- a CDS encoding ATP-dependent DNA ligase: protein MLFADVVQASAAVAATRSRLAKVDVLAAALQAAAAPEPGTRSSAAGKAADATRTAIRSVTGFLTGFPVQGRIGTGWRTLVRLERPPAAAPSLTVAEVDAALTALAGTSGSGSQARRETLLSELLGRATAVEQDFLMRLLTGELRQGALEGVMLDAIARACSAEGERVRRAFMLSGSLPDTAAAALLDGVEALDAFGLEIGRPLRPMLASPAASLAEAIDELGATRVEYKLDGARVQVHRDGDDVHIYTRTLREITESVPELVALVRALPCESVVLDGETLALNDDGRPRPFQETMSRFGAASAHELLLRPYFFDCLHLNGTDLLDAPLSERVEALRRVAATHLIPGVAEPTAEQAATLLTSALADGHEGVMVKALASPYAAGRRGRAWQKVKPVHTLDLVVLGAEWGHGRRTGMLSNLHLGARDPDGGAPVMVGKTFKGLTDELLAWQTTTFPEYEQRRTKAAVFLRPELVVEIALDGAQVSPRYPGGVALRFARVVRYRPDKEAAQADTIDAVRALLPGGRPDQ from the coding sequence ATGCTGTTCGCCGACGTGGTCCAGGCCTCCGCCGCGGTCGCCGCGACGCGGTCCCGGCTGGCCAAGGTCGACGTCCTGGCCGCCGCTCTGCAGGCAGCCGCCGCGCCCGAGCCCGGAACAAGGTCGTCCGCCGCCGGCAAGGCCGCCGACGCGACACGCACCGCGATCCGTTCCGTCACCGGCTTCCTGACGGGCTTTCCGGTCCAGGGCCGGATCGGGACCGGCTGGCGCACCCTGGTCCGCCTCGAACGCCCGCCCGCCGCGGCGCCGTCGCTGACCGTCGCGGAAGTGGACGCCGCCCTGACCGCGCTGGCCGGCACGAGCGGGTCGGGGTCGCAGGCGCGGCGCGAGACGCTGCTCTCCGAGCTGCTCGGCCGCGCCACGGCCGTCGAGCAGGACTTCCTGATGCGGCTGCTGACCGGTGAGTTGCGCCAAGGCGCCCTCGAAGGCGTGATGCTCGACGCGATCGCCCGGGCGTGCTCGGCCGAGGGCGAGCGGGTACGCCGCGCCTTCATGCTCTCCGGCTCACTGCCCGACACGGCTGCCGCCGCGCTGCTCGACGGGGTCGAGGCGCTGGACGCGTTCGGACTCGAGATCGGCCGGCCCCTGCGGCCGATGCTCGCCTCTCCGGCCGCGTCCCTGGCCGAGGCGATCGACGAGCTCGGCGCGACTCGGGTCGAGTACAAGCTCGACGGCGCGCGCGTGCAGGTGCATCGGGACGGCGACGACGTGCACATCTACACCCGGACCCTGCGCGAGATCACCGAGAGCGTGCCGGAGTTGGTGGCTCTGGTGCGGGCGCTGCCGTGCGAATCGGTGGTCCTGGACGGCGAGACGCTGGCCCTGAACGACGACGGCCGGCCGCGCCCGTTCCAGGAGACGATGAGCCGCTTCGGTGCCGCGTCCGCGCACGAACTGCTGCTGCGGCCTTACTTCTTCGACTGCCTGCACCTGAACGGCACCGACCTGCTCGATGCGCCGTTATCGGAACGGGTCGAGGCGCTGCGCCGGGTCGCGGCGACCCACCTGATCCCGGGCGTGGCCGAGCCGACGGCCGAGCAGGCCGCGACGCTGCTGACCTCCGCGCTCGCGGACGGCCACGAAGGGGTCATGGTCAAGGCGCTGGCCAGTCCGTACGCAGCCGGACGGCGAGGCCGGGCCTGGCAGAAGGTCAAGCCGGTGCACACCCTCGACCTGGTCGTGCTCGGCGCCGAATGGGGGCACGGGCGCCGGACCGGGATGCTCAGCAACCTGCATCTCGGCGCCCGCGACCCGGACGGCGGAGCGCCGGTGATGGTCGGCAAGACTTTCAAGGGGCTCACCGACGAACTGCTGGCCTGGCAGACCACGACGTTTCCCGAGTACGAGCAGCGACGCACCAAGGCGGCCGTCTTCCTGCGACCGGAGCTGGTGGTGGAGATCGCGCTCGACGGCGCGCAGGTCAGCCCGCGCTACCCCGGCGGCGTCGCGCTGCGCTTCGCCCGGGTCGTGCGCTACCGCCCGGACAAGGAGGCGGCGCAGGCCGACACCATCGACGCGGTCCGCGCGCTGCTGCCGGGCGGCCGACCGGATCAGTGA
- a CDS encoding GOLPH3/VPS74 family protein: MPNLGEEIVLVALRPDGRVSGATTLHFALAGAELVSLVIAERVGIRDERIVILDPAPTGDVLLDAALADIAKVTGGGRPPKPKTWVARSRSHPVTTYLRQLAKLGIVREQRSKALGVFTSTRWITVDPTPVAAARARLDGIALSQEPVAAVEAAFGALVHVIGLDKVLYPGREGSPARARLNLIAKGDPASRAVGEAMEGVQAGVDAAVEAAVDAAIHASVAAAHHAATAHHAGGAGGGHH; the protein is encoded by the coding sequence ATGCCAAATCTTGGGGAGGAGATCGTCCTCGTCGCGCTGCGCCCGGACGGTCGGGTGAGCGGGGCCACCACGTTGCACTTCGCGCTGGCGGGGGCCGAACTGGTGAGCCTGGTCATCGCGGAGCGGGTCGGCATCCGGGACGAGCGGATCGTGATCCTCGATCCGGCGCCCACCGGGGACGTGCTGCTCGACGCCGCGCTGGCCGACATCGCCAAAGTCACCGGCGGCGGCCGCCCGCCGAAACCGAAGACCTGGGTGGCGCGGAGCCGGTCGCACCCGGTCACCACGTACCTGCGGCAGCTGGCCAAGCTCGGCATCGTCCGCGAGCAGCGAAGCAAGGCGCTGGGCGTCTTCACCAGCACGCGGTGGATCACCGTGGATCCCACGCCGGTCGCCGCGGCTCGCGCGCGCCTCGACGGGATCGCGCTGTCGCAGGAGCCTGTCGCGGCCGTGGAGGCGGCGTTCGGCGCTCTGGTGCACGTGATCGGCCTCGACAAGGTGCTGTACCCGGGCCGCGAGGGAAGCCCCGCGAGGGCTCGCCTGAACCTCATCGCCAAGGGCGACCCGGCTTCGCGTGCAGTCGGCGAGGCGATGGAAGGCGTGCAGGCGGGGGTCGACGCAGCCGTGGAAGCCGCCGTCGACGCCGCGATCCACGCCTCAGTGGCGGCCGCGCACCACGCCGCCACGGCCCACCACGCGGGAGGGGCGGGAGGCGGCCATCACTGA
- the hpnR gene encoding hopanoid C-3 methylase HpnR, translating to MRLLLVHPSALMYSEIFLRLEPLGLERVAGAARDAGHEVRLVDLQVSDAKELAREIASFQPEALGVSLNYLANIPEAIELAHKVKRTVPGCFVFFGGHSVSFVAQEVIEQAEGAVDAVVRGEGETAVGPLLQAVRDGGVADVPGIVTSAGQGPEPLMLHSIDSPLPARDLTRHRRRYFIGELDPCASIEFTRGCPWDCSFCSAWTFYGRSYRKASPEAAGAEMASIREPNVFIVDDVAFIKPEHGHAIAAELERRKIRKRYYLETRSDVLLRNEEVFERWTRLGLRYMFLGMEAIDAEGLDLYRKRVSPDDNFRALEAARRLGINVAINLIVDPAWDEERFRVVREFALAVPEIVHLTVMTPYPGTEIWHTESRRLTTRDYRLFDIQHAVVPTTLPLPEFYRELVRTQAVINRKHLGLRTALGAAQLLGRNLLHGQTNFARMLWKFNTVYNPKRQLADHRRPVDYQLPLPSRLDVGDRRKLYIHNRPIVVRGEAAVTDPAASPAN from the coding sequence ATGCGCCTGCTGCTCGTCCACCCCAGTGCCCTGATGTACTCGGAGATCTTCCTGCGGCTCGAACCGCTCGGCCTCGAGCGGGTGGCCGGGGCGGCCCGGGATGCGGGCCACGAGGTCCGGCTCGTGGATCTGCAGGTGAGCGACGCCAAGGAGCTGGCCCGGGAGATCGCCTCGTTCCAGCCCGAGGCCCTCGGCGTCTCGCTCAACTACCTGGCCAACATCCCCGAGGCGATCGAGCTCGCGCACAAGGTGAAGCGGACCGTCCCAGGCTGCTTCGTCTTCTTCGGCGGCCACAGCGTCTCCTTCGTGGCCCAGGAGGTGATCGAGCAGGCCGAGGGCGCCGTGGACGCGGTGGTGCGCGGCGAGGGCGAGACCGCCGTCGGCCCGCTGCTCCAGGCGGTGCGCGATGGGGGCGTGGCGGACGTGCCCGGCATCGTCACCTCGGCCGGCCAGGGACCCGAGCCGCTGATGCTGCACAGCATCGACAGCCCGCTGCCGGCCCGCGATCTGACGCGCCATCGGCGGCGCTACTTCATCGGCGAGCTCGACCCCTGCGCCTCGATCGAGTTCACCCGCGGCTGTCCGTGGGACTGCTCGTTCTGCTCCGCCTGGACCTTCTACGGCCGCAGCTACCGCAAGGCCTCGCCCGAGGCCGCCGGCGCGGAGATGGCGAGCATCCGCGAACCGAATGTGTTCATCGTCGACGACGTCGCCTTCATCAAGCCCGAGCACGGCCACGCCATCGCCGCCGAGCTCGAACGCCGCAAGATCCGCAAGCGCTACTACCTCGAGACGCGCAGCGACGTCCTGCTGCGCAACGAGGAGGTCTTCGAGCGCTGGACCAGGCTCGGGCTGCGCTACATGTTCCTCGGCATGGAGGCCATCGACGCCGAAGGCCTGGACCTGTACCGCAAACGGGTGAGCCCCGATGACAACTTCCGTGCGCTCGAGGCGGCCCGCCGGCTCGGCATCAACGTGGCGATCAACCTGATCGTGGACCCGGCGTGGGACGAGGAGCGCTTCCGCGTCGTGCGCGAGTTCGCGCTGGCGGTGCCGGAGATCGTGCACCTGACGGTGATGACGCCGTACCCCGGCACCGAGATCTGGCACACCGAGTCGCGCCGGCTGACCACCCGCGACTACCGGCTCTTCGACATCCAGCACGCCGTCGTGCCCACCACGCTGCCGCTGCCCGAGTTCTACCGCGAGCTCGTCCGGACCCAGGCCGTGATCAACCGCAAGCACCTCGGCCTGCGCACCGCGCTCGGCGCGGCGCAGCTGCTCGGGCGCAACCTGCTGCACGGCCAGACGAACTTCGCCCGGATGCTCTGGAAGTTCAACACCGTCTACAACCCGAAGCGGCAGCTGGCCGACCACCGTCGCCCGGTGGACTACCAGCTGCCGCTGCCGAGCCGCCTGGATGTCGGCGACCGGCGCAAGCTCTACATCCACAACCGGCCGATCGTCGTCCGGGGCGAGGCCGCGGTCACGGACCCCGCGGCCTCCCCGGCCAACTAG
- a CDS encoding three-helix bundle dimerization domain-containing protein, giving the protein MPANMPARPDSPTAPSPELEHDAIGLVKQRLRRRYPDVAPERVGAAVDGAYHRFDHSRVRTFVPILVEHEAREELAGPA; this is encoded by the coding sequence ATGCCTGCGAACATGCCCGCTCGCCCCGACTCGCCCACAGCCCCCTCGCCCGAACTCGAACACGACGCGATCGGCCTGGTCAAGCAGCGCCTGCGCCGCCGTTACCCCGACGTCGCGCCGGAACGGGTCGGCGCCGCGGTCGACGGTGCGTACCACCGCTTCGACCACAGCCGGGTGCGCACCTTCGTGCCGATCCTGGTCGAGCACGAGGCGCGCGAGGAACTCGCCGGACCGGCCTGA
- a CDS encoding YciI family protein: MKYLIMLYPDAEVLDALSQEERNAVFQGHGDFMEAVKASGEFVGTFALAGPDQGAVVRVRGGVPAVTDGPYAEAKELVGGAYVIDVKDRERAIEVAAMIPDAKIEGLGVEVRPIVFSDGAAA, translated from the coding sequence ATGAAGTACCTGATCATGCTCTACCCGGACGCCGAGGTCCTGGACGCACTGTCGCAGGAGGAGCGCAATGCCGTCTTCCAAGGTCACGGCGATTTCATGGAGGCGGTCAAGGCTTCCGGCGAGTTCGTCGGGACCTTTGCCCTGGCCGGTCCGGACCAGGGCGCCGTGGTCCGCGTGCGCGGCGGCGTGCCCGCGGTGACAGACGGCCCCTACGCCGAGGCCAAGGAGCTGGTCGGCGGCGCTTACGTGATCGACGTCAAGGACCGGGAGCGCGCGATCGAGGTGGCCGCGATGATCCCGGACGCGAAGATCGAAGGCCTCGGGGTCGAGGTGCGGCCGATCGTCTTCAGCGACGGCGCCGCGGCTTGA
- a CDS encoding STM4015 family protein: MIEEFRRDALSTFDGLPVRVFAWDGDEDPPRPEIPADVEAFAWRVGVDEYGDANSQDIFPLFLEHVDTTRIRALILAAWDGDVSGEDVDKFQAALAAAADRFPALEALFVSDIPQDLSEISWIEQRDPTALIAAFPRLRVLGLRGGIEGPFEPLNHAGIEELVMQSGGLAPRAVRAVAASNLPALASLDLYLGITEYGGGATSRDLEPILSGAAFPALRHLGLRDAQDADELAAALAHAPVVAQLTSLNLSLGTLSDVGAAALLAGQPLTHLKQLDLHHHFLSDAMMERLRQELPGVELDLAEQQEPDSWGHIADGDRELFRYVAVSE, encoded by the coding sequence GTGATCGAAGAATTTCGCCGCGATGCGCTCAGCACGTTCGACGGCCTGCCCGTACGCGTATTCGCCTGGGACGGCGACGAGGACCCGCCCCGCCCGGAGATACCCGCCGACGTCGAGGCCTTCGCCTGGCGCGTCGGGGTCGACGAGTACGGCGACGCCAATTCGCAGGACATCTTCCCGCTGTTCCTGGAGCACGTCGACACCACCCGCATCAGGGCACTAATACTGGCGGCCTGGGACGGGGACGTCTCGGGCGAGGACGTCGACAAGTTCCAGGCGGCCCTGGCCGCGGCGGCCGACCGCTTCCCCGCGCTCGAGGCGCTGTTCGTCTCGGACATCCCGCAGGATCTGTCCGAGATCTCCTGGATCGAGCAGCGGGATCCGACCGCGCTGATCGCCGCGTTCCCCCGGCTGCGCGTGCTCGGGCTGCGGGGCGGGATCGAAGGGCCCTTCGAGCCGCTGAACCACGCCGGGATCGAAGAGCTCGTCATGCAGAGCGGCGGTCTCGCGCCGCGGGCGGTCCGCGCCGTTGCCGCCTCGAACCTGCCCGCGCTCGCGAGCCTGGACCTCTATCTCGGGATCACGGAGTACGGCGGCGGCGCCACCTCGCGGGACCTCGAGCCGATTCTGTCCGGTGCCGCCTTCCCCGCGTTGCGCCACCTGGGTCTGCGCGACGCGCAGGACGCGGACGAGCTGGCCGCCGCGCTCGCGCATGCCCCGGTCGTGGCCCAGCTCACATCGCTCAACCTCTCGCTCGGCACGCTGAGCGACGTCGGCGCCGCGGCTCTGCTCGCGGGCCAGCCGCTCACCCACCTCAAACAGCTCGACCTGCACCACCACTTCCTGTCCGACGCGATGATGGAGCGGCTGCGGCAGGAGCTGCCCGGAGTGGAGCTGGACCTGGCAGAGCAGCAGGAACCCGATTCGTGGGGTCACATCGCGGACGGAGACCGGGAGCTGTTCCGCTACGTCGCCGTCTCCGAGTGA
- a CDS encoding SGNH/GDSL hydrolase family protein, whose translation MRATRAAKPAGFRLVALLLTLALLAAGCSTNPAGSSRTAAAASRAASSTASSRAASRAASGLSYVAMGSSFAAGPGIEPAEPGSPAGCVRSARNYANLVAAQIGARLTDVSCIGATTDNILTHRQGGRPPQIDAVGRGTRLVTVTIGGNDIDYFGSLSAYSCHDGGSTSCHLVDVGAIERTLPSLTGRLENVVTAIRARAPHARVLLVTYFTVLPAAGGCANVPLSAGHLAFERSLAATLAQDTATAAHATGATLVDLAGASEQHDACSTQPWVNAFYTTSGDWPYHPTPAGMAGAARLIEQTLAAKAT comes from the coding sequence TTGCGCGCCACCCGTGCCGCCAAGCCGGCCGGCTTCCGGCTGGTTGCGCTGCTCCTCACCCTCGCTCTGCTCGCGGCCGGCTGCTCCACGAACCCGGCCGGCTCGTCCCGGACCGCGGCCGCCGCGTCGCGCGCAGCCTCGTCCACCGCGTCGTCCAGGGCGGCGTCCAGGGCGGCGTCCGGGCTGTCGTACGTCGCGATGGGCAGTTCCTTCGCGGCCGGCCCGGGCATCGAGCCGGCGGAGCCGGGCAGCCCGGCCGGCTGCGTGCGCTCGGCGCGCAATTACGCCAACCTCGTCGCCGCGCAGATCGGCGCCCGGCTGACCGACGTCTCGTGCATCGGCGCCACCACCGACAACATCCTCACGCACAGGCAGGGCGGCCGGCCGCCGCAGATCGACGCCGTCGGCCGGGGGACGCGGCTCGTCACGGTGACGATCGGCGGCAACGACATCGACTACTTCGGCAGCCTGTCCGCCTACTCCTGTCACGACGGCGGCAGCACGTCGTGCCACCTCGTCGACGTCGGCGCGATCGAGCGGACGCTGCCCTCGCTGACGGGCCGTCTGGAGAACGTCGTGACCGCGATCCGGGCGCGCGCGCCGCATGCCAGGGTGCTGCTCGTGACCTACTTCACCGTCTTGCCGGCCGCCGGAGGCTGCGCGAACGTGCCGCTCAGCGCCGGCCACCTCGCCTTCGAACGCTCACTCGCCGCCACCCTGGCCCAGGACACCGCCACTGCCGCCCACGCGACCGGCGCGACCCTGGTCGACCTGGCGGGCGCAAGCGAGCAGCACGACGCCTGCTCCACGCAGCCGTGGGTGAACGCGTTCTACACGACCTCCGGCGACTGGCCGTACCACCCCACCCCCGCCGGCATGGCCGGCGCCGCGCGCTTGATCGAGCAGACGCTGGCGGCCAAGGCGACCTAG
- a CDS encoding SRPBCC family protein, producing MSESQVSISVRVRVAADDVWAALTDWRSQSAWITATKVRTVDGDGRGVGGRIEAFTGFGPLGFLDTMVVTEWEPPKRCVVRHTGNVVRGTGAFEVAGDEDVSRGTTLTWYEDLEIPGGTVGAFGYALAKPVVEYMVTRSLKRFARLLEERSAPPGE from the coding sequence ATGAGTGAGAGTCAGGTCTCGATCAGTGTCCGGGTCCGGGTCGCCGCCGACGATGTCTGGGCGGCGCTGACCGACTGGCGTTCGCAGAGCGCGTGGATCACGGCCACGAAGGTGCGCACCGTCGACGGGGACGGCCGGGGCGTCGGCGGGCGGATCGAAGCGTTCACCGGCTTCGGTCCGCTCGGCTTCCTCGACACCATGGTGGTGACCGAATGGGAGCCGCCGAAGCGCTGCGTGGTGCGCCACACCGGCAACGTCGTACGCGGCACCGGCGCCTTCGAGGTGGCCGGGGACGAGGACGTGTCCCGTGGCACGACCCTGACCTGGTACGAAGACCTCGAGATCCCCGGCGGGACCGTCGGCGCGTTCGGATACGCCCTGGCCAAGCCGGTCGTGGAGTACATGGTCACGCGCTCCCTCAAACGCTTCGCCCGCCTGCTGGAGGAGCGTTCGGCCCCACCCGGCGAGTGA
- a CDS encoding APC family permease has translation MALSSHSASGAARGAPGGIALKREIGFIGLTWSSMGSIIGSGWLFGALYAAQAAGTAALLSWGIGAIAIIILALVHAELGGTYPVAGGTGRFPHYAFGSVAGASFGWFSYLQAVAVAPIEVYAAIKYASVHLTWLQKSNGTLTWQGLLIAIGMMALFTLINFLGVRWLAFTNSAATWWKLAVPVFVIIVLATTHFHGSNFGAGGFAPSGTEGVLSAVSTSGIMFALLGFEQADQLAGEARNPQKDIPRAVIGSILIGALVYMLLQVVFIAALPSSSFAHGWASLSFKGDAGPFAGLASLIGLSWLGAILYIDAIISPSGTGLIYTTASSRVSYGLSRNGYVPPLFEKTDKRRVPWFGLLVAFVIGCIAFLPFPTWKSLVGFVTSASVLMYAGAPLAFGALRQQDRDRYRPFKLGGGSIISPLAFMVSGLVIYWSGWDTLQKLGFAIVIGYLLIGANFLLKLNPRLPRLDWKAAQWLPVYLIGLGTISWQGRYCSAGPASTTQCFATNRIPQWWDLAIVLVFSLLIYFWAMAVRLPDEQALTYIGDVNAQIGSADETAPESAVVDAATSSAPLAEVAAGDDAAAAPEDPAATDPPPTEP, from the coding sequence ATGGCCCTGTCCTCGCACTCCGCATCCGGCGCCGCGCGCGGCGCTCCAGGCGGGATCGCACTGAAGCGTGAGATCGGCTTCATCGGCCTCACCTGGTCCTCGATGGGCTCGATCATCGGCTCCGGCTGGTTGTTCGGCGCCCTCTACGCAGCCCAGGCCGCGGGTACCGCGGCGCTCCTGTCCTGGGGTATCGGCGCGATCGCGATCATCATCCTGGCGCTCGTGCACGCGGAGCTCGGCGGCACCTATCCGGTCGCGGGCGGCACGGGACGTTTCCCGCACTACGCGTTCGGCTCGGTGGCCGGAGCGTCCTTCGGGTGGTTCTCCTACCTGCAGGCCGTCGCGGTCGCCCCGATCGAGGTCTACGCCGCCATCAAGTACGCCTCGGTCCACCTGACCTGGCTGCAGAAGAGCAACGGCACACTGACCTGGCAGGGTCTGCTCATCGCGATCGGGATGATGGCCCTGTTCACGCTGATCAACTTCCTCGGCGTGCGCTGGCTCGCGTTCACCAACTCCGCGGCCACCTGGTGGAAGCTCGCGGTCCCGGTTTTCGTGATCATCGTCCTGGCGACCACCCACTTCCACGGCTCCAACTTCGGCGCCGGCGGGTTCGCCCCGTCCGGCACCGAGGGCGTGCTGTCCGCGGTCTCCACCAGCGGCATCATGTTCGCGCTGCTCGGCTTCGAGCAGGCCGACCAGTTGGCCGGCGAGGCGCGCAACCCGCAGAAGGACATCCCGCGGGCGGTGATCGGCTCCATCCTGATCGGCGCGCTGGTCTACATGCTGTTGCAGGTGGTCTTCATCGCGGCGCTGCCCTCGTCCTCGTTCGCGCACGGCTGGGCGAGCCTGTCGTTCAAGGGCGACGCCGGTCCGTTCGCGGGCCTGGCCAGCCTGATCGGGCTCAGCTGGCTCGGCGCGATCCTGTACATCGACGCGATCATCTCGCCCTCGGGCACCGGGCTGATCTACACCACCGCCTCTTCCCGGGTGTCCTACGGCCTGTCCCGCAACGGCTACGTGCCACCCCTGTTCGAGAAGACCGACAAGCGGCGGGTGCCGTGGTTCGGCCTGCTGGTCGCCTTCGTCATCGGCTGTATCGCCTTCCTGCCGTTCCCGACCTGGAAATCGCTGGTCGGCTTCGTCACCTCGGCCAGCGTGCTGATGTACGCCGGGGCGCCACTGGCCTTCGGCGCGCTGCGGCAGCAGGACCGCGACCGCTACCGGCCGTTCAAGCTCGGCGGCGGCTCGATCATCTCGCCGCTGGCCTTCATGGTCTCCGGCCTGGTCATCTACTGGTCCGGCTGGGACACGCTGCAGAAGCTCGGTTTCGCCATCGTCATCGGCTACCTGCTGATCGGCGCGAACTTCCTGCTCAAGCTCAATCCGCGGCTGCCCCGGCTGGACTGGAAGGCCGCGCAGTGGCTGCCGGTCTACCTGATCGGCCTGGGCACGATCTCCTGGCAGGGCCGTTACTGCAGCGCGGGTCCCGCCTCCACCACCCAGTGCTTCGCCACCAACCGGATCCCGCAGTGGTGGGACCTGGCCATCGTCCTGGTCTTCAGCCTGCTGATCTACTTCTGGGCGATGGCCGTACGTCTGCCGGACGAGCAGGCACTGACCTACATCGGCGACGTGAACGCGCAGATCGGGTCGGCCGACGAGACCGCCCCGGAGAGCGCGGTGGTCGACGCCGCGACCAGCAGCGCGCCGCTCGCGGAGGTCGCGGCCGGCGACGACGCGGCCGCGGCTCCGGAGGATCCGGCGGCGACCGATCCGCCGCCGACCGAACCCTGA